The nucleotide sequence TCCTATTTACCGAGTTCTGATTCAATCATCTTGATCCGCTGCACTATGTCGGGCTTTATGCTTATCCCTGCTCTTTGAGCTAGCTTTCTATAGAGGTCAATTTCGTCCTTACTAACAGGAGTATGTAGATGAGCGATAATTTGCGCTTCTAACTCCTCAATAATTGCCAACGCAGGGTCAACTGACGACACCTCTACCGGAGTGACAAGCTTTTCAGGAACATTACCAGTTTGATCTGGCTGATACTGCAAACAAATTTCTATAACTGAATAAGCTCGACCACGGCGATGTAGTTTGTATCCAACGCCTTTTTCATCTGTCGGAGTCCACACACCTCGTGATTTTTGAATAATCTCACCAAATGCAATATCTAATACTGAACGCTTAAAATCCCTAAACGCTCGATAGCGCGGAATTTTCTCCATCATGTGCGTTTTTTCGTTAAACCTTAACCTATAGTCTCCAACTTTTTGGCCGGACTCTTCTGCTTCTTCTTGATTAGTAATCACTACATAATCAACGCCTAGCATTCTCTTGATATCATCAATTTCGAACTTCTCGTTGTTACGTTCTTTATGTCGACTAATGATTTCTAGCAATCTCTGACTATGTTGGGATTCTAGCTCGCACCACAGCGACAACTCCGTAGAAGAGTAACCTCTAGAGTGGTTGAAAAGCTGCGGAATAGCCTGCTCTGTTACCGACAACTCCAAGTGAGATCCGGCTACGTATTTCGCATAAGGAATAGGGGTCATGACCGTAAAGGTGTCTTTATCCGAAACAGAGATGAAACGCCCCACCATAGATTCAGATGTTCGCTTTAGTGTCTTTCTCAAGGAGTCGCCACTTGTTCTGAAGAACTGTTCCAACGTATAGATATCGAATTTCAATACGCGTGGTAATCGCCCAATCATCTCTTCAGAGGGCATATAGTTGTGGTAATGCATTTGCTGAGCTTTGCGAGGCAAGCCTTCAACTTGTACCTTTCCCTCGGGATCATCCTCATACAGCTTATTGCGCTCTTGTTGAAGTGCGATCATAGCGAGTGCCAGTAAGCGCTTGGCATTTTTGCTCAGATCTTGCCGCCCCTCCAAAAAAGAGTGGGGAACAATATAGTGCTTTGGCTGCGTCGATACCTTCATCTTTGACATGATAAAAATCTACTAAGGGAACGTATGTACATTCAACCATTAAAGTGGAAACCACTCAAGATTACTTTCCACCTTAATGAGTATCCCCCCTCAAAAAAGTCACAAAAGCACATTAATGTGAGCAAAATCTCACCAACAAGCAACAAAAAAACGTACACACACGGAAAATATGCATATTATCGCAAAATAAAGGGGATCCACATCACGTTAAGAGAAGATTTACTCCACGTTTATGCTTGGGTTAAATTTGAAATGTCTAACACGATTGAATAAAACACGACACCCATCTCATTAATCTATAAGGGATTTTTGATATCAAACGTAAAGAAAGAGGACATTTACTCCTCTTTTGGCGGACATTTACTCCTCTTTTGACGGACATTTACTCCTCTTTTGACGGACATTTACTCCTCTTTTGACGGACATTTACTCCTCTTTTGACGGACATTTACCCCCCTCTTTTGGCGGACATTTACTCCTCTTTTGGCGGACATTTACTCCTCTTTTGACGGACATTTACTCCTCTTTAAACGGACATCCCCCCCTTCTTTAAGTGGACATTTATTCACCTTCAGACGGACATTTACTCCTCTTTTGACGGACATTTACTCCTCTTTAAACGGACATTTACTCCTCTTTTAAAGACATCAGCTCCACCTTTACGGACATTTACTCCTCTTTAAGAGACATTTACTCCACCTTTACGGACATTTACTCCTCTTTAAGAGACATTTACTCCTCTTTAAGAGACATTTACTCCTCTTTAAGAGACATTTACCCCACATTAATGAAAGTAACTCCTTGTTTTTATACAACTAAATTTTTAAGTATAAAGTGTAAAAGTGTAAAGTTATTTAAAGTTATAAAGTAAAATAAAGTTATAAAGTAAAAAAAGCTTTAAGTGTTTCGTACAACGCCACTGTGGAAAACTCTACGAGTTTACACACAATGCCTACTGCGACTGATCTAACGTGGATAGTTGACGCTCCGCTATCAATTTTTTTTGCTTTTTAAGAGGCTCTCCTCCTCTACTTGATGAAACAATTCATCGAATGCTTCGGCATAGAAACCCCACCCTTCAAAGAGAGGAGCAGTTAAACAAGGAGTTTCCATTTGTCCCCGCTATATAGCCGTAGGTCTATTGCCTGAGCTCCAAAAGCATATAGGCACATGAGCTCCTGAACGGGCGATGGCCTACGCTGATTTGTTAACATGTGCATCGTTTAACCTGCCCAAGAAATATTACCCTATTCTTGAGCAGGCATAAGAATAGCGATTATAGGCTCTCAATCAAAAGGAGAGTCGATATGACTAAACGTACAGCCAAAGCGCGCATTGAAAATAAAACCGGCAAAGATATCAAAATTGCTACTTTGAATCACAAATATAGTGATGACTACCACAATCAAGAAACATTTGGTCTGATCAAGGATGGTGATGTTTCGGGTAATCTAACGGTTGAATACAACACTGGATTTGGTACCACAGGCCGAGATTGGTGGCTAGTGACATGGCAGTATGACGAAGAAAGTGTGTATTATACTGATCCAAATAACTTCCGTGGTGCGATTGATTACTTAGAGAGACAAGTTAACTCTGTAATATCGGATAATAAAGATATTCCAGATGAGCTAAAGCCAGCGGTTGAATTAGCTTCAAGTGCGTTAAATAGTGAGTCAACCAAAGGGTTTAAGCAACACATTTTACGTTCTGAAGATGAAGGTAAAGTTGTACGTATTGTTTTGTATAAAGATGGTACTGTCACGATTAAATCCGAGTCAGGAAAATCTCATACTGTTTACCACAGCAAAAAACTAGATAAACACTAATTTCATTAGATGCTTATCTTAAACGTATGATTTAAAGCCCGAGAATACCTTCCCCTCGGGCTTATAGCTTATCTATCATCCTTCGCCATTTCTTTCTTTATATTGGCT is from Thaumasiovibrio subtropicus and encodes:
- a CDS encoding replication initiation protein, with protein sequence MSKMKVSTQPKHYIVPHSFLEGRQDLSKNAKRLLALAMIALQQERNKLYEDDPEGKVQVEGLPRKAQQMHYHNYMPSEEMIGRLPRVLKFDIYTLEQFFRTSGDSLRKTLKRTSESMVGRFISVSDKDTFTVMTPIPYAKYVAGSHLELSVTEQAIPQLFNHSRGYSSTELSLWCELESQHSQRLLEIISRHKERNNEKFEIDDIKRMLGVDYVVITNQEEAEESGQKVGDYRLRFNEKTHMMEKIPRYRAFRDFKRSVLDIAFGEIIQKSRGVWTPTDEKGVGYKLHRRGRAYSVIEICLQYQPDQTGNVPEKLVTPVEVSSVDPALAIIEELEAQIIAHLHTPVSKDEIDLYRKLAQRAGISIKPDIVQRIKMIESELGK